One window from the genome of Asterias amurensis chromosome 12, ASM3211899v1 encodes:
- the LOC139945534 gene encoding telomerase Cajal body protein 1-like: MATPTLSHDAKHEDVINEQEITLSEDEVRPVEQIQTDSPLRTISDADSTQNVSLSLDLVKGEGEDIEERTSNDKMRILNAEKLSPEVDLGQQSQDLNKEETQPVISGIVSGDVVIDVPSTDTSQIGSQIDSVTMETVTQDSRTQDDEPSTDTSQMGPQVDSVTMETFVQDNRTQDDEPSTDTSQMGPQVDSVTMEAVVQDNRTQDDEPSTDTSQMGPQVDSVTMETVIQDGGQEEMNVAEEQYLVSLDFKQVPYQLTGAWQDFQHSTSNFLKGCKWSPDGSCLVTNSDDNILRLFNLPPEVYSSTWQDGNIPEMTSVLNIHEGELIYDYAWFPGMRSYEPETCSLASCCRDHPVHLWDAFTGELRSTYKPHNHLDELTTPYSLAFSLDGSKLYCGFNKMIRIFYTDRPGQTCEERPTRVKHAGGQTGIISCFAMSPDGCYAAGSYSKSIGLYDERNGSLLCMVEGQVGGVTHLIFSPDGTRLYSGGRKDHEILCWDVRNPGKVLFTINRDVTTNQRMYFDLDSSGQYLVSGNQDGTVTIWDTSQPLSTEGSSEDSILDPILRFTAHSDTVNGVSLNPALPIMATASGQRKFPVPMATSDSDDEENETVADDEKEDNSLRLWYLMSSS; encoded by the exons ATGGCTACACCAACTTTATCACATGATGCAAAACATGAAGACGTCATAAACGAACAAGAAATAACACTCAGTGAAGACGAGGTTAGGCCCGTCGAACAAATTCAAACCGACTCTCCGTTGAGGACAATTAGCGACGCAGACAGCACGCAGAATGTCTCTTTAAGTCTTGATTTGGTCAAGGGTGAAGGAGAGGACATCGAAGAAAGAACTTCCAACGACAAGATGAGAATTTTAAATGCTGAGAAACTATCTCCTGAAGTCGATCTCGGACAGCAAAGTCAAGACTTAAATAAAGAAGAGACTCAGCCTGTGATCTCGGGCATTGTGTCAGGTGATGTCGTTATTGATGTTCCATCAACTGACACATCTCAGATTGGGTCTCAAATTGATAGTGTTACCATGGAAACAGTCACTCAGGATAGCAGAACACAAGATGATGAGCCGTCAACTGACACATCTCAGATGGGGCCTCAAGTCGATAGTGTTACCATGGAAACATTCGTTCAGGATAACAGAACACAAGATGATGAGCCGTCAACTGACACATCTCAGATGGGGCCTCAAGTCGATAGTGTTACCATGGAAGCAGTCGTTCAGGATAACAGAACACAAGATGATGAGCCGTCAACTGACACATCTCAGATGGGGCCTCAAGTTGATAGTGTTACCATGGAAACAGTGATTCAAGACGGTGGTCAAGAAGAGATGAATGTTGCTGAAGAACA GTATTTAGTAAGTCTGGATTTTAAGCAAGTTCCGTATCAGCTTACAGGTGCTTGGCAGGATTTCCAGCATTCTACTTCAAACTTCCTTAAAGGATGCAAATG GTCACCAGATGGCTCCTGCTTAGTAACCAATAGCGACGACAACATCCTCCGCCTCTTCAATCTACCACCAGAAGTTTACTCCTCAACCTGGCAAGATGGTAATATACCCGAGATGACCTCGgtgttgaatattcatgaagggGAACTCATCTATGATTATGCATGGTTCCCAGGGATGAGGTCTTATGAACCAGAGACATGCAG tttagCAAGTTGCTGTCGTGATCACCCAGTTCATCTATGGGATGCATTTACCGGTGAACTACGCTCTACCTACAAGCCACATAACCATCTG GATGAGCTGACCACACCTTACTCCTTGGCGTTCTCCTTGGATGGAAGTAAACTCTACTGTGGCTTCAATAAGATGATCAGGATATTCTATACGGACAGACCGGGACAGACATGTGAGGAGAGACCAACGCGAG TTAAGCATGCCGGTGGTCAGACTGGGATTATCTCTTGTTTTGCGATGAGCCCTGATGGATGTTACGCTGCTGGCTCCTACTCTAAATCAA TTGGTCTTTACGATGAGCGGAACGGTTCCCTGCTCTGTATGGTAGAAGGACAAGTAGGAGGAGTAACACATCTCATATTCTCACCAGATGGCACCAGACTATACAGTGGAGGGAGGAAG GACCATGAGATCCTTTGTTGGGACGTCCGTAATCCTGGTAAAGTTTTATTCACTATAAACCGTGATGTCACAACCAATCAGAGGATGTACTTTGATCTAGACAG CTCAGGCCAGTACTTAGTATCTGGTAACCAGGATGGAACGGTCACCATATGGGACACATCCCAACCACTGTCCACTGAGGGGTCATCTGAGGACAGTATTCTTGACCCTATACTACGCTTCACTGCCCACAGTGATACCGTTAATGGAGTGAG
- the LOC139945388 gene encoding 2-acylglycerol O-acyltransferase 2-like has translation MDAALMVEYSKEMKKLKSRVDTASVSFRVNFLESWTRLLEALSCLHYITIFIFLGHVSLGILILLLFTDWYWVTLVYVAWLAYDWNSPCRGARGKVWLKSFEIWKRGRDYFPVNLVKTAELDPSKNYLMGHHPHGVLVFGAFFNFATDATGLSTVFPGMKVFLMTLHQMFKMPVFREYFMLSGSVSVRKDSIEWVISQNGVGNVGVIVVGGAPEALDAHPGVHRLSIKNRKGFVKLALVHGAHLVPAYSFGENNAYDQIDNAPGTRLRRLQNVMTRICGFSPPLFYGRGFSMLPYRTPITTVVGRPIEVEKTPNPTRQQVEDMHALYVKELVELFETHKSKYGVPPEKRLEIV, from the exons ATGGATGCTGCACTCATGGTCGAGTACTCAAAGGAGATGAAGAAGTTAAAATCTCGTGTGGACACCGCTTCAGTCTCCTTCAGAGTCAACTTCTTAGAGTCCTGGACCCGTCTTCTCGAGGCCCTTTCTTGTCTCCACTACATCACTATCTTTATCTTCCTTGGTCACGTCAGTCTTGGCATCCTCATCCTCCTGCTCTTCACTGACTGGTACTGGGTGACTCTAGTCTACGTTGCTTGGCTAGCCTACGATTGGAACTCACCGTGCCGCGGGGCAAGGGGCAAAGTATGGTTAAAAAGCTTTGAGATATGGAAGAGGGGGCGAGACTACTTCCCGGTAAACCTGGTGAAGACGGCCGAGCTGGACCCGTCTAAGAACTACCTCATGGGGCATCATCCTCACGGTGTCTTGGTGTTTGGAGCTTTCTTTAATTTCGCTACTGACGCGACTGGATTGAGCACCGTGTTTCCTGGGATGAAAGTGTTCCTCATGACGCTACATCAGATGTTTAAGATGCCTGTATTCAGAGAATATTTCATGTTATCTG GTTCCGTAAGCGTACGGAAGGACAGTATAGAGTGGGTCATCAGTCAAAATGGCGTCGGTAATGTCGGTGTAATAGTCGTAGGTGGCGCCCCAGAAGCTCTTGACGCCCATCCGGGAGTTCATCGACTAAGCATCAAGAACCGAAAGGGATTCGTCAAACTAGCCCTGGTTcatgg agctCACTTGGTGCCAGCGTACAGCTTCGGTGAGAACAACGCATATGACCAGATCGACAATGCTCCGGGTACGAGGTTGAGACGTCTCCAGAACGTCATGACCAGAATATGTGGCTTCAGTCCACCTCTTTTCTATGGTCGAGGTTTCTCTATGTTACCGTATAGGACTCCTATCACCACAGTTG TGGGCCGACCAATCGAAGTGGAGAAAACTCCAAACCCAACCCGCCAACAGGTTGAGGATATGCACGCCCTCTACGTCAAGGAACTGGTCGAGCTGTTTGAGACGCACAAGAGCAAGTATGGAGTGCCGCCAGAGAAACGCTTAGAAATCGTCTGA
- the LOC139945442 gene encoding uncharacterized protein, translating into MKLAPLRVPLHRRLETLAVMQWWFTFLFIGLSSTLIFTYIFFFTSYYWISLLMLTWIIYDRKTPRRGGRRSDWLRRWRVWVYMKNFFPIELVKTEELDPKRNYLFGYHPHGIMAVGAFVSFGTEATGFSEKFPGMTSYLLTLSGWFNFPVVRDYFMMAGLCDVSKDSVDWLLGQSGPGNAVTIIVGGATESLEAHPHNYAVFLKHRKGFIKKALQHGAYLVPVYSFGETDIFEQVSNPEGSVLRTLQTKLTKWVGFAPPMFHGRGIFNYSVGFLPYRKPISTVVGKPIPVEKSPNPTQEEIDKVHLTYTESLVALFEDHKTNETGLQFKGLGLQFAPLNVPLERRLQTLAVIYFWTSFIFMGVFPSIMGIYLIFTDYYWVTLLAASWVYYDRKTPHQGGRRLSWLGVRSMIQWSYIKDFFPITLVKTADLDPKHNYLLAVHPHGIMSFGAVINFGSEATGFSELFPGITPSLLTLSGWFNIPLVREYLMMGGLCAVSKDSVDWLLGGHAGQGRAAVIVVGGASESLEAHPNNHVVYLHRRKGFVKRAIESGAYLVPCYSFGEAEIFKQMPNPQGSRLRDLQVRLTRLVGFAPPIFHGRGVFNYNFGLLPFRRAISTVIGKPMYVKKITNPSSEQVEKVHQEYMGHLRALFDANKTKYGVAGDQNLNFI; encoded by the exons ATGAAGCTAGCACCTCTCCGAGTGCCCCTTCACAGGCGTCTTGAGACCCTTGCCGTCATGCAATGGTGGTTCACCTTTCTCTTCATCGGTCTCTCCTCCACCCTCATCTTCACCTATATCTTCTTCTTCACATCTTACTACTGGATCTCCCTCCTTATGCTCACTTGGATCATCTACGACCGGAAGACACCACGCCGTGGCGGACGGCGCAGCGACTGGCTCCGAAGATGGCGGGTCTGGGTCTACATGAAGAATTTCTTCCCCATCGAGTTGGTCAAGACGGAAGAATTAGACCCCAAGAGAAACTATTTATTTGGGTACCATCCACACGGCATCATGGCGGTCGGGGCTTTCGTTAGTTTCGGGACGGAGGCGACGGGTTTCAGCGAGAAGTTCCCTGGGATGACGTCATACCTCTTGACGCTGAGCGGATGGTTTAACTTTCCTGTGGTTCGAGACTACTTTATGATGGCAG GACTTTGTGACGTCAGTAAGGACAGCGTTGATTGGCTGTTAGGGCAGTCTGGCCCTGGCAACGCCGTGACGATCATTGTGGGCGGGGCCACTGAGTCTCTGGAGGCGCATCCCCACAACTACGCCGTGTTTCTTAAACACCGGAAGGGCTTCATTAAAAAGGCTTTGCAACACGG AGCATACTTGGTTCCAGTCTACTCCTTTGGTGAGACAGATATCTTCGAGCAAGTCTCAAATCCTGAAGGTTCTGTCTTAAGAACACTTCAGACCAAACTGACGAAGTGGGTTGGTTTCGCGCCTCCAATGTTCCATGGGCGTGGTATCTTCAACTACAGCGTGGGTTTCTTACCGTATAGGAAACCGATATCAACGGTTG TTGGGAAGCCCATCCCAGTGGAAAAATCGCCAAATCCAACGCAGGAAGAGATCGACAAAGTTCACCTGACCTACACTGAGTCGTTGGTGGCGCTATTTGAGGACCATAAGACCAA TGAAACAGGTCTACAGTTTAAGGGGCTGGGGCTTCAGTTTGCCCCCCTCAACGTCCCGCTAGAGAGACGTCTTCAGACCCTAGCCGTCATCTACTTCTGGACTTCCTTCATCTTCATGGGTGTGTTCCCATCCATCATGGGCATCTACCTCATCTTCACTGACTACTACTGGGTGACACTCCTTGCAGCGTCTTGGGTATACTACGACCGCAAGACGCCCCATCAGGGTGGGAGGCGTCTATCCTGGCTAGGTGTCCGCTCCATGATACAGTGGAGTTACATCAAGGATTTCTTTCCGATCACTCTTGTGAAGACGGCTGATTTGGACCCGAAGCATAACTACCTCCTCGCTGTACATCCACACGGGATCATGAGCTTCGGAGCGGTGATAAACTTCGGCAGTGAGGCGACGGGGTTCAGCGAGCTTTTCCCGGGCATCACACCGTCGCTCCTAACGCTGAGCGGATGGTTTAATATCCCATTGGTGAGGGAGTACTTGATGATGGGAG GTCTTTGTGCTGTTAGTAAGGACAGCGTTGATTGGCTGCTAGGTGGTCACGCGGGTCAGGGCAGAGCTGCCGTCATCGTTGTGGGCGGGGCTTCTGAATCATTGGAGGCGCATCCAAATAACCACGTGGTCTATTTACATCGACGTAAGGGATTCGTCAAGAGAGCTATTGAGAGCGG GGCTTATCTCGTCCCATGTTATTCCTTCGGCGAAGCGGAAATCTTTAAGCAGATGCCTAATCCCCAGGGTTCCAGACTGAGGGATCTTCAAGTCCGCTTGACTCGACTGGTGGGATTTGCTCCGCCCATCTTCCATGGTAGAGGAGTCTTTAACTACAACTTTGGTTTGCTTCCCTTCCGAAGGGCCATCTCAACCGTCA ttGGAAAGCCAATGTACGTCAAAAAGATCACAAACCCGTCATCGGAGCAAGTGGAAAAGGTTCACCAGGAATACATGGGACACCTGAGGGCGCTCTTTGACGCGAACAAGACCAAGTATGGAGTTGCAGGAGATCAGAATTTGAACTTTATTTAA